A segment of the Desulfitobacterium dehalogenans ATCC 51507 genome:
TAAGAAAGTTTCAAGTAAAAAGATGAAAGAATTAGAACGCTATACGAAAGTGCTTTCGGAATTAGTCGGGCAAGGAATCTTGACTCAAGAGGAGTATTCTGAAAGAATGGAGAGGCTGAGAAACTACTATGTTAGCGATAATTCTAAAGAATAGATCGATTAAAGCGTGAAATTTAATTAAGTTTGAGTAATCTGGAGGTAAATCATGCAAGCAAAGCTGAATCACTTAAAGCAAATCATTAAGGAAATGGAATCAGTTGTGGTAGCTTTTTCGGGTGGGGTGGACAGCACCTTTCTCTTAAAAGTAGTTCATGAAACTTTAGGGGATCATTGTCTTGCTGTCATCGGTGCTTCGGAAACGATGCCTTCTGCTGATTATAACAATGCTTTGCAGCAGGTTAAAGAGTTTGGGGCAAAGTTTTTAGTAATTAAAACTGAAGAAATGGACAAGGAGGAGTTTGTAAAGAACCCTCAGAACCGTTGTTTTCATTGCAAAAATGAGCTGTTTACAAAGCTTTTGAGCATTGCCCAAGAGAAGAAGATTAATTGGGTTCTTGATGGGAGTAATGCTGATGATCTAAAAGATTACCGTCCTGGCATGCAAGCAGCGAGAGCCTTGGGGGTAAGGAGTCCGTTACAAGAAGCGGGCTTGAGCAAAGAAGAGATTCGTCAATTTTCCAAGAAGATGGGACTTTCAACTTGGGATAAGCCCTCCAGTCCTTGTCTATCTTCTCGTTTTCCCTACGGAGAGGAGATCACGATCGAAAAGCTTCGGCGCGTAGAGAAAGCGGAAACTTTACTTAAAGAACTAGGATTTAAAAATTTAAGAGTGCGTTATCACCAGGATGTGGCCCGATTGGAAATTCCTAAAGAAGATTTTTTGAAACTTATGGAACTGGACCTCGATACTATCGTCAAGCCCCTCAAGGAATTAGGGTTTACCTATGTTACTCTGGATTTAGAGGGTTTTCGAAGCGGCAGTCTAAACGAAGGAATACCAATTCTGTAGCATTACTTCATAGTTCTACAGTGAAGGGATCACATTGTTCTGTAATATATCACTCTGCTCTATTGACATTACTTTGTTTACTGTCATATAATAATGAAAAATTGAATACTTCTCATCCAGAGTGGCGGAGGGACTGGCCCGATGAAACCCGGCAACCGGCCTATGTGGCAGTGGTGCTAATTCCAGCAGGATTATTCCTGGAAGATGAGCAAAAATATAAGACATAAGCTCTTCCTGGAATATGGAAGGGCTTTTTATTTGCTCTAGTTATAACATTGCAGGCACCGTCAAGGACCGACGAAGAGGAGGAATAGAGAGATGAAGGAAAATACAGTGAGTATTGGTCTATTAGGATGTGGGAACGTGGGCCAAGGGGTGGTAAAAGGAATACTACTCCATTCAAACAAAATTCTTCGCAAACTGGGGATCACACTGGTCGTAAGCAAGGCCCTTGTTCAAGATATAAGTAAAGAGCGAGCAATTGAGGGGGTTATTCTAACACAGAAACCTCAAGATATTCTCGATGACCCGGAGATTGAAGTAGTAGTGGAAGTTATGGGAGGTGAACATCCCACCTATTCTTATATCAAAGAGGCGCTAGATAAAGGAAAGCATGTAGTGACAGCCAATAAGCTATTACTGGCTCTTCATGGCGCGGAATTACAAGAAATAGCCCAGCGTAAAGGAATCTGCTTGCTTTATGAAGGGAGCGTCTTGGGAGGGATTCCGATTCTTAGAACCATTCAATATGGGCTAGCCGGAGACCAGGTGAAAAAAATTTGTGGAATTTTAAATGGGACCACTAATTATATTCTGACTCAAATGGTGGAGTCAGAGAAAGGCTATGAGGAGGCTTTGCAAGAAGCGCAAGAGGCTGGTTATGCGGAAAGTGATCCGACCATGGATGTAACTGGTTTAGATGCGGCGTGTAAACTTGTTATTCTCTGTCGGGAATGCTTTGATCTGGATATTCCTCTTGAAGAGGTGGAGATTAAAGGAATCCAAGGGCTAACCCCGGAAGAGGTCGCGGAGCAAAAAAGACAGGGACGAGTGCCTAAATTAGTTGCCGAGGCATCCATCATTGATCAGTCTTCGTCAGGACTGGAAAAAAGTCGGGAAGGAATTATTGCTAAGGTTGGTGTGCAGTGGTTATCTAGGGAAGCAATTCTAAGTCATGTCTCCGGCGTGGATAATGGCCTATCCCTGGAAACGCAGTTGGTGGGTGATCTTTTTTGGAAGGGACCTGGTGCTGGCGGATTGGCCACAGGGGGAGCGGTCTTGTCCGATATCGTTGAGATTGCAAAGAAAGTAGTTGTAGAGCGCAGCATAGGAAATGCAGCTCGTTAAATAAGGCAGGATCATATGAGCGAACTAGTTTATGCTAGTTCGTTTTTTGATGATTTCCTTTTTATCTACACGATTCGTAGGGTGATTTGACATATCTTTGCTAAAAGAAGGAATGAGAAACAGTAATAGAGAACCTACTATAAAGACATGGTAAATAATGGTATTACTCGATTCAAGTGGAAGTAAAGTTTAGGGAGGGAGCATTATCAAGAAACGAAGAATCACTCGCGGCACCTTGTTTTTCCTAGGAGTGGTATTCTGTACCTTGTTCTTGAATTTTGGTATCTTTCCTTTAAGTGCCTTTTTTAAAGGGCCCGGTTCAGAGGAACTGACTTATTCGACAACGCTGGTCACCAATCCCGAACAAACTCCACAGCAAAGAATCCAACAGCAAAGAGCCAATTATGCCGCTTATGTTAAGAAAGTAAAGACCGCAGCAGCAGCTGGTCCAAGTGAACCTGATAGCGGAGCAGTGGAAGACGAGACTCCGAAACCAGCTATCACCGAGCAAACTGAACAGCTTTTTCGTATTAATACCAATCCCTATGTTCCTGCCTTTATTTTACAGGGGAATTATGTGGTTCATGGCAGTTCGCCAAATAAGCAATATACAGCTTATATCTACCCAGATGAATGGGAAACCATCGGCGATATTTATATCAAAGATAGTGCGAGCAGTAGTTGGTTGCGACTGCAGCTAGACCAGAACTACCGAGTTAAAATGTGGCATTCTTTTGCTCCAGAAGGAAGATACACTCCAAAAAAGAAGATTCACTGGCTTAATGATAACGAGTTTATCATTATAGTCGGCTTTGCTCATGGTATAGTTTCTAAGGGTGGTGAGCTGGTTAAGGTTACTAGAGCTACCGGTAAGGCGGAGATTCTTTACCCCGCCTATCAAAAACTTAATCAAGAGGTTGTAGATTTTGAACAAGTGGGAGATGATCTAGTTCTTTATATTAATCTCATGGATGTTAATGGATTTTGTATAGAGAAGGGAGAAATCCGTGTTCCCCTGAAAGACATTGATACTTTATCACAACGAGACATTGTTTCTTAAAGCATAATAAATAAGGTCTAGTTTTTTACAAGCAGGTCCTGGCGGGCTTGCTTTGTTAGTTTCTCCATCTTT
Coding sequences within it:
- a CDS encoding homoserine dehydrogenase, whose protein sequence is MKENTVSIGLLGCGNVGQGVVKGILLHSNKILRKLGITLVVSKALVQDISKERAIEGVILTQKPQDILDDPEIEVVVEVMGGEHPTYSYIKEALDKGKHVVTANKLLLALHGAELQEIAQRKGICLLYEGSVLGGIPILRTIQYGLAGDQVKKICGILNGTTNYILTQMVESEKGYEEALQEAQEAGYAESDPTMDVTGLDAACKLVILCRECFDLDIPLEEVEIKGIQGLTPEEVAEQKRQGRVPKLVAEASIIDQSSSGLEKSREGIIAKVGVQWLSREAILSHVSGVDNGLSLETQLVGDLFWKGPGAGGLATGGAVLSDIVEIAKKVVVERSIGNAAR
- a CDS encoding DUF4652 domain-containing protein, translated to MNFGIFPLSAFFKGPGSEELTYSTTLVTNPEQTPQQRIQQQRANYAAYVKKVKTAAAAGPSEPDSGAVEDETPKPAITEQTEQLFRINTNPYVPAFILQGNYVVHGSSPNKQYTAYIYPDEWETIGDIYIKDSASSSWLRLQLDQNYRVKMWHSFAPEGRYTPKKKIHWLNDNEFIIIVGFAHGIVSKGGELVKVTRATGKAEILYPAYQKLNQEVVDFEQVGDDLVLYINLMDVNGFCIEKGEIRVPLKDIDTLSQRDIVS
- the larE gene encoding ATP-dependent sacrificial sulfur transferase LarE, with the translated sequence MQAKLNHLKQIIKEMESVVVAFSGGVDSTFLLKVVHETLGDHCLAVIGASETMPSADYNNALQQVKEFGAKFLVIKTEEMDKEEFVKNPQNRCFHCKNELFTKLLSIAQEKKINWVLDGSNADDLKDYRPGMQAARALGVRSPLQEAGLSKEEIRQFSKKMGLSTWDKPSSPCLSSRFPYGEEITIEKLRRVEKAETLLKELGFKNLRVRYHQDVARLEIPKEDFLKLMELDLDTIVKPLKELGFTYVTLDLEGFRSGSLNEGIPIL